A stretch of the Macaca mulatta isolate MMU2019108-1 chromosome 14, T2T-MMU8v2.0, whole genome shotgun sequence genome encodes the following:
- the FXYD6 gene encoding FXYD domain-containing ion transport regulator 6 precursor, protein MELVLVFLCSLLAPMVLASAAEKEKEMDPFHYDYQTLRIGGLVFAVVLFSVGILLILSRRCKCSFNQKPRAPGDEEAQVENLITANATEPQKAEN, encoded by the exons ATGGAGTTGGTGCTGGTCTTCCTCTGCAGCCTGCTGGCCCCCATGGTCCTGGCCAGTG CAgctgagaaggagaaggaaatggACCCTTTTCATTATG ATTACCAGACCCTGAGGATTGGGGGACTGGTGTTCGCTGTGGTCCTTTTCTCGGTTGGGATCCTCCTTATCCTAA GTCGCAGGTGCAAGTGCAGTTTCAATCAGAAGCCCCG GGCCCCAGGAGACGAGGAAGCCCAGGTGGAGAACCTCATCACCGCCAATG CAACAGAGCCCCAGAAAGCAGAGAACTGA
- the FXYD6 gene encoding FXYD domain-containing ion transport regulator 6 isoform X1 has protein sequence MELVLVFLCSLLAPMVLASAEKEKEMDPFHYDYQTLRIGGLVFAVVLFSVGILLILSRRCKCSFNQKPRAPGDEEAQVENLITANATEPQKAEN, from the exons ATGGAGTTGGTGCTGGTCTTCCTCTGCAGCCTGCTGGCCCCCATGGTCCTGGCCAGTG ctgagaaggagaaggaaatggACCCTTTTCATTATG ATTACCAGACCCTGAGGATTGGGGGACTGGTGTTCGCTGTGGTCCTTTTCTCGGTTGGGATCCTCCTTATCCTAA GTCGCAGGTGCAAGTGCAGTTTCAATCAGAAGCCCCG GGCCCCAGGAGACGAGGAAGCCCAGGTGGAGAACCTCATCACCGCCAATG CAACAGAGCCCCAGAAAGCAGAGAACTGA